Sequence from the Candidatus Izemoplasma sp. genome:
ACGAAAAAGTATACAAGAAAAAACAAGTTAGTTTATCAATCTGTGTATACAGAGTTGGAATTAAAAAGGCTATATAGAGAGACTGTAGAGCTTCTAATAATATCAATTTTTATAACAATTTTCTCTGCTTTTTGTATTATTGGTTTTTATTTTTCGAGTGTTACTAGTAGCGCTGAAGATATTAGTATAGTTCTTCTTTTTATAATGATATTTATTTGGGGAATTATATTATTAATATTTTTTATTAAGAATAAGCCAATTAAACCCATTTTAGATTATTTCAGAACTAATAAATTAGTAGTGTCTATTATTCTAAACATTTACATTATTTTGATATCTCTATTATTTATGTATGGATTGATACTGAATGTAGATTCTCAGCTTCAAGTTCCAGAATGGTTTATTGTAACCATATTTACATATCTATTATTTGACATACTATTTCTGTTATTGTCAAACTACATGATTCAAAAGTACTTTTATAAACTTGATATAATATCCATAAATCCAATTACAAATCAATTAAAAGTCCTGTATTCGATAGATGAAAAAATTCCGGAAATACCGGAATAGCTAATTATGTGTTGTTATCATCTTCTTAAAGGTGTAGTCTAACCTTGAGGAGGTGATTATATGAAGAAACTGATTCTAGCCTTGTTTGTAGTGACAATAATTATTCTAATGTTAAACTTCATGACAATTAATCAAATCGCAGTAAGTGCATTTACAGTATATTTTTGGATAGTAGAGAAACTACTTATAGTGCTTTTTGAGATTTTCAACTTTGTATTAGGTTGATCATATTTGCATATCAATAGTTGCAATTATTTATGATACGGCTCTGAACTGCACCCAAAAACTTGGACATAGGAAACTATGAAAAAGAAAGGGTGCAGTTTTTATATGGCAAAATATTCAATAGAGTTTAAGAAGGAAGTCGTTGAGAATTACAAGAAAAATGGTGCAGCAGAAACTATTCGT
This genomic interval carries:
- a CDS encoding helix-turn-helix transcriptional regulator, with protein sequence MLYDKIEIGKRIRKLRVESNLTQDEAAKLIGVSNKTLSDWEKGKTDFTIQRLKEISDGFNIGINYLIPFDYEDFDVDDVSFKSNNFGLKKVGLFISISLFLTFYLNLFVPSLVLNPIILIEFILFFCYLILQVVSKLTSKKITKKYTRKNKLVYQSVYTELELKRLYRETVELLIISIFITIFSAFCIIGFYFSSVTSSAEDISIVLLFIMIFIWGIILLIFFIKNKPIKPILDYFRTNKLVVSIILNIYIILISLLFMYGLILNVDSQLQVPEWFIVTIFTYLLFDILFLLLSNYMIQKYFYKLDIISINPITNQLKVLYSIDEKIPEIPE